One part of the Desertibacillus haloalkaliphilus genome encodes these proteins:
- the urtB gene encoding urea ABC transporter permease subunit UrtB gives MEGIIMQAFNGISLGSILLLIALGLAITFGLMKVINMAHGELIMIGAYATYVVQVIFSQYLPEAMYDWYFFLAIPLSFLVAALIGMLLELTVIRHLYGRPLDSLLATFGVGLILQQAARSIFGATNVGVESPGFLRGGLEVMGVTLPYIRLFILALVVVSFVCLAWFLYKTRNGMKIRAVMQNREMATCLGVSSRKVDMITFAIGAGFAGVAGAALTLIGPIGPTIGTHYIVDAFMVVVVGGVGMLLGTVAGAMGIGVFNTVFEYWTDASMGKVLVFALIILFLQWRPSGLLSIQSRSLD, from the coding sequence TTGGAAGGAATCATTATGCAAGCATTTAATGGGATAAGTCTTGGTTCAATTTTATTATTAATTGCTCTTGGTTTAGCAATAACATTTGGATTAATGAAGGTTATTAATATGGCTCATGGTGAGTTGATTATGATCGGGGCATACGCAACCTATGTCGTCCAAGTCATTTTTAGTCAGTACCTCCCAGAAGCTATGTACGATTGGTACTTTTTCTTAGCGATACCTTTATCCTTTTTGGTTGCTGCATTAATCGGAATGTTATTAGAGCTTACGGTTATTCGACACCTCTATGGACGACCGCTTGATAGTTTATTAGCAACGTTTGGGGTAGGTTTAATCCTTCAACAAGCTGCCCGGTCGATATTTGGAGCAACCAATGTTGGTGTAGAAAGTCCTGGCTTTCTACGAGGTGGGTTAGAAGTTATGGGGGTAACTCTACCATATATCCGTCTTTTTATCCTAGCACTTGTAGTCGTCAGTTTCGTATGTTTAGCGTGGTTTTTATATAAAACCAGAAACGGTATGAAAATTCGTGCTGTTATGCAAAACCGTGAGATGGCTACATGCTTAGGTGTTTCTTCAAGAAAGGTTGATATGATAACGTTTGCGATTGGTGCTGGATTTGCAGGTGTTGCAGGTGCTGCCCTAACCTTAATTGGTCCAATTGGTCCGACGATTGGAACACACTATATCGTTGATGCCTTTATGGTTGTTGTTGTCGGTGGCGTAGGGATGCTGCTAGGGACAGTGGCTGGTGCAATGGGTATCGGTGTGTTTAATACGGTTTTTGAATATTGGACCGATGCGTCAATGGGGAAAGTTCTAGTGTTCGCACTCATTATTTTATTTTTGCAATGGCGTCCATCTGGATTACTGTCCATTCAATCACGATCTCTTGATTAA
- the urtA gene encoding urea ABC transporter substrate-binding protein: MERNKRKATWLGGLFLAMLLLLAACGNEPSDSSGESNGGSIEGDEGVEIDSDQIPVGILHSLSGTMAMSETSVRDSELLAIEEINAAGGVLGKELVPIIEDGASEPSIFSERADKLLQQDGVDVIFGGWTSASRKAMLPVVEENNGLLFYPVQYEGMEASPNIFYAGAAPNQQIVPAVDWLLDNRGTEFFLLGSDYVFPRIANQIIKAQLKENGATLVDEQYTPLGHTDYNTIISRIGDSEPTVIFNTLNGDSNVAFFKQLADAGITSEDVTVMSVSVAEEEIRGIGADVLEGHLASWNYYQTTETPENESFVANYKEAYGEDRVTGDPIEAGYFMVHLWAQAVELAGTTDVDEVREAAAGIEFGAPGGPVQVDGDNQHVYKTVRIGEVRTDGQFEELWNSGEPVKPDPYLESYDWASGIIAPQ, from the coding sequence ATGGAAAGGAACAAACGGAAAGCCACATGGTTAGGAGGCCTGTTTCTAGCAATGCTACTGTTACTTGCAGCTTGTGGAAATGAGCCTAGTGATTCTTCTGGTGAGTCAAACGGTGGATCAATTGAAGGGGATGAAGGAGTCGAGATTGATTCAGATCAAATTCCTGTTGGTATTCTACACTCGTTAAGTGGAACAATGGCCATGAGTGAGACATCAGTACGAGATTCAGAGTTATTAGCGATCGAAGAGATTAATGCTGCTGGTGGGGTACTAGGTAAAGAATTAGTTCCAATAATTGAAGATGGAGCCTCAGAGCCATCAATTTTTTCAGAGCGAGCTGATAAGCTTTTACAACAAGATGGAGTTGATGTCATCTTCGGTGGTTGGACATCAGCCAGTCGTAAAGCCATGCTACCTGTCGTTGAAGAAAATAATGGGCTACTCTTTTATCCCGTTCAATATGAAGGGATGGAGGCTTCACCTAATATTTTTTATGCGGGTGCAGCACCAAACCAACAAATTGTTCCAGCAGTCGATTGGTTGCTAGATAATCGGGGAACTGAATTTTTCCTTTTAGGTTCTGACTATGTTTTCCCTCGTATTGCCAACCAAATTATTAAAGCACAGTTAAAGGAAAATGGTGCAACGTTAGTCGACGAACAGTATACACCACTAGGTCATACTGATTACAACACGATCATTTCAAGAATCGGTGATTCAGAGCCGACAGTGATTTTTAATACTTTAAATGGAGATAGTAATGTTGCTTTCTTTAAGCAACTAGCAGATGCAGGAATTACAAGTGAAGATGTCACGGTTATGTCTGTAAGTGTGGCAGAAGAAGAAATACGAGGAATTGGTGCAGATGTCTTGGAAGGTCATTTAGCAAGCTGGAACTATTATCAAACAACAGAAACACCAGAAAATGAATCTTTCGTTGCCAATTATAAAGAAGCGTATGGTGAAGATCGAGTAACGGGTGATCCGATTGAAGCTGGCTATTTTATGGTTCATTTATGGGCACAAGCTGTTGAACTAGCTGGAACTACAGATGTAGATGAAGTTCGTGAAGCTGCTGCGGGTATTGAATTTGGTGCACCAGGCGGTCCAGTTCAAGTGGATGGTGATAACCAGCATGTCTATAAAACGGTAAGAATTGGTGAGGTTCGGACTGATGGACAGTTTGAGGAACTTTGGAATTCAGGGGAACCAGTAAAGCCTGATCCATACCTGGAGAGCTACGACTGGGCAAGCGGAATTATTGCGCCACAATAG
- the glmS gene encoding glutamine--fructose-6-phosphate transaminase (isomerizing), translated as MCGIVGYIGNQDAKEILLQGLEKLEYRGYDSAGIAIVSEDNNHLFKEKGRIAALREAVDYNVNGTVGIGHTRWATHGAPSQINAHPHQSASKRFTIVHNGVIENYQQLMREYLADVDFVSDTDTEVVVQLIEKFVSEGQSVEGAFRFTLSLLKGSYALALLDREDRNKVYVGKNKSPLLVGISEDVNVVASDAMAMLHVTDQFVELMDQEMVIVTRDNITIKTLAGETIDREPYTAELDASDIEKGTYPHYMLKEIDEQPLVIRNIISKYQDDNNDIKLSADIREAMKEADRIYIIAAGTSYHAGLVGKQLIEKLAGKPVETHIASEFLYNMPLLSEKPLFIFISQSGETADSRGVLVKVKEKGYPALTITNVPGSTLSREADFTLHTFAGPEIAVASTKAYTAQMAVLAILAVDTAKAKGIEIDFDPIQELSIVANAMEALCDQKEKLEKIAREYLAVTRNCFFIGRAADYFVCLEGALKLKEISYIQAEGFAGGELKHGTIALIEDGTPIIAIATQEHVNLSIRGNVKEVAARGAYPCIISMEGLQEEGDTLVIPAVHEYLTTLVSVIPLQIISYYAALHRDCDVDKPRNLAKSVTVE; from the coding sequence ATGTGTGGAATTGTCGGATATATTGGAAACCAAGATGCAAAAGAAATTTTATTACAAGGACTAGAGAAACTTGAATATCGTGGCTATGACTCAGCTGGTATTGCAATCGTTAGTGAGGATAACAACCATCTTTTCAAAGAAAAAGGGCGCATTGCTGCTTTACGTGAAGCTGTAGACTATAATGTAAATGGAACGGTCGGTATTGGGCATACACGTTGGGCGACACACGGTGCGCCAAGTCAAATCAATGCTCATCCACATCAAAGTGCTTCTAAACGTTTTACAATTGTACACAATGGTGTGATTGAAAATTACCAGCAACTGATGAGAGAGTATTTAGCAGACGTTGATTTTGTGAGTGATACAGATACAGAAGTTGTCGTTCAGCTTATCGAGAAGTTTGTTAGTGAAGGTCAATCAGTTGAAGGAGCATTTCGATTTACGCTTTCATTGCTAAAGGGCTCTTACGCGTTAGCTTTATTAGATCGTGAAGACCGTAATAAGGTATACGTTGGAAAGAACAAGAGCCCATTGCTTGTTGGCATTAGTGAAGATGTCAATGTAGTTGCTAGTGATGCAATGGCAATGCTACATGTAACTGATCAATTTGTTGAGCTAATGGACCAGGAAATGGTTATTGTTACACGTGATAACATTACGATTAAAACATTAGCTGGTGAAACCATTGATAGAGAGCCATATACAGCAGAGCTTGATGCTAGCGATATCGAAAAGGGAACGTACCCTCATTATATGCTTAAGGAAATTGATGAACAGCCACTAGTCATTCGTAATATTATTTCAAAATACCAAGACGACAATAATGATATCAAATTATCAGCCGATATTCGTGAAGCCATGAAAGAAGCGGATCGAATTTATATTATTGCGGCTGGAACGAGTTATCATGCAGGACTCGTTGGTAAGCAATTAATCGAAAAGTTAGCTGGCAAACCAGTTGAAACGCATATTGCTAGTGAATTTCTTTACAATATGCCATTATTATCAGAAAAACCACTCTTTATCTTTATTTCACAAAGCGGGGAAACGGCGGATTCACGCGGTGTCCTTGTGAAGGTGAAGGAAAAAGGCTACCCAGCATTAACGATTACGAACGTACCGGGGTCAACATTATCTCGTGAGGCAGACTTCACCTTGCATACGTTCGCTGGACCGGAAATTGCGGTAGCTTCGACAAAGGCTTACACAGCACAAATGGCTGTATTAGCGATTCTTGCTGTTGATACAGCAAAGGCTAAAGGAATCGAAATTGATTTTGATCCAATTCAAGAGTTAAGTATTGTCGCAAATGCGATGGAAGCTCTTTGTGATCAAAAAGAAAAATTAGAAAAAATCGCCCGTGAGTATTTAGCAGTAACACGTAATTGCTTCTTTATCGGTCGTGCAGCTGACTATTTTGTCTGCTTAGAAGGGGCTTTAAAGCTTAAGGAAATTTCTTATATTCAAGCTGAAGGCTTTGCAGGTGGAGAGCTGAAGCACGGAACGATTGCTTTAATTGAAGACGGCACTCCAATCATCGCAATTGCGACACAAGAACATGTCAACTTAAGCATTCGTGGAAATGTCAAAGAAGTGGCTGCTCGTGGTGCGTATCCATGTATTATTAGTATGGAAGGATTGCAGGAGGAAGGCGACACATTAGTAATTCCAGCAGTACACGAGTATTTAACAACTCTTGTGTCAGTGATTCCTTTACAGATTATTTCTTACTATGCAGCTCTACATCGTGACTGTGATGTTGATAAGCCGAGAAACTTAGCAAAAAGTGTAACTGTTGAGTAG
- the glmM gene encoding phosphoglucosamine mutase — MGKYFGTDGVRGVANTELTPELAFKLGRVGGYVLTRNTEKPKVLIGRDTRVSGQMLEGALVAGLLSIGCEVMRLGVISTPGVAFLTKALSAHAGVMISASHNPVEDNGIKFFGPDGFKLLDAQEQEIEELLEQQDDIPRPVGVELGHVSDYFEGGQKYLQFLKQSVQEDFEGIHIALDCAHGAASSLAPHLFADLEADISTMGTSPNGLNINDGVGSTHPEALAEFVQEKGADVGLAFDGDADRLIAVDEKGEIVDGDQIMFICAKYMKEQGWLKDNTVVTTVMSNLGFYKAAEEHGIQTKQTAVGDRYVMEEMRKADYNLGGEQSGHIIFLDHITTGDGMLSALQLVNVMKATGKSLSQLASEMEKFPQTLVNVRVVDKDAVKTSAVVTEAIEAVEKEMAGNGRVLVRPSGTEPLVRVMVEAPTVELCEQYVNQIVNVVEEQFGMSE, encoded by the coding sequence ATGGGAAAGTATTTTGGAACTGACGGTGTTAGAGGCGTTGCTAATACAGAACTAACTCCGGAATTAGCATTTAAATTAGGCCGTGTTGGTGGTTATGTGTTAACGAGAAATACAGAAAAGCCGAAAGTCTTAATCGGCCGTGATACGAGAGTTTCAGGACAGATGCTTGAAGGGGCACTAGTTGCAGGACTTCTATCGATTGGTTGTGAAGTGATGCGATTAGGCGTGATTTCTACACCAGGCGTTGCCTTCTTAACAAAAGCTCTAAGTGCGCATGCAGGGGTAATGATCTCTGCTTCACATAACCCTGTTGAAGATAACGGAATAAAGTTTTTTGGTCCAGATGGGTTTAAATTATTAGATGCGCAAGAACAGGAAATTGAAGAGTTATTAGAACAGCAAGATGACATTCCTCGTCCAGTAGGAGTTGAACTTGGTCATGTCAGTGATTATTTTGAAGGCGGTCAGAAGTACTTGCAATTCCTTAAACAGTCTGTTCAAGAGGATTTTGAAGGCATTCATATTGCGCTTGACTGTGCCCATGGTGCAGCTTCCTCGCTAGCACCACATCTATTTGCTGATTTGGAAGCTGATATTTCTACGATGGGGACATCACCGAATGGCTTGAACATTAACGATGGTGTCGGTTCAACTCATCCCGAAGCTCTAGCTGAATTTGTTCAAGAAAAAGGAGCTGATGTCGGTCTTGCTTTTGATGGTGATGCAGACCGTCTCATCGCAGTTGATGAAAAGGGCGAGATTGTTGATGGTGATCAAATCATGTTCATCTGCGCAAAGTATATGAAAGAGCAAGGCTGGCTTAAAGATAACACAGTTGTTACTACAGTTATGAGTAACCTTGGTTTTTATAAAGCAGCTGAGGAACATGGTATCCAGACGAAGCAAACAGCTGTTGGTGACCGCTATGTTATGGAAGAAATGCGCAAGGCTGATTATAACCTCGGTGGGGAGCAGTCAGGACATATTATTTTCTTAGACCACATCACAACAGGCGATGGGATGCTTTCGGCCCTGCAGCTAGTCAATGTGATGAAAGCGACAGGAAAGTCTCTATCTCAACTCGCTAGTGAAATGGAAAAGTTCCCACAAACGTTAGTTAATGTCAGAGTTGTAGATAAAGACGCTGTCAAGACTAGTGCTGTAGTTACTGAGGCGATTGAAGCTGTGGAAAAGGAAATGGCAGGGAATGGCCGTGTGCTCGTCCGACCATCGGGAACAGAACCGCTTGTTCGTGTGATGGTTGAAGCACCAACCGTTGAACTTTGTGAGCAATATGTAAATCAAATTGTAAATGTAGTGGAAGAACAATTTGGTATGAGTGAGTAA
- a CDS encoding CdaR family protein — protein MDKLFNSPWFVKIISFFIALMLFLMVNMDNFNNQPGGVLPRISDGSYTLEEVELSAYYDEENYEITEITETVQVNLRGPQSVLTMLQVTRPAFDVYVDLRDREAGVHHVSIQHDGFPNQLSVSIAPQFVRVVLQDKKTISIPVEVDLVNEGEVAEGYSIGEPIVTPVNVEITAAEEWIDQVAKVKAYVDVKDADKTIEQGVPVKIYDHVGNELQLDVEPSVVDVKVPITSPHTDVPVKVTRVGELPEGLSVDSLTVDPKEVRIFGPQDIINAITVIDGLELDLDEITEDQTVELEVPKPTGVERVDPEKVNVTVELNEQESLGFYNIPVEISGLVDGYRVNFESEAGRFIDVVVKGTETVLSKIIDTDIQAYIDVNELSLGEHVVPIQINGPQDLSFETDRLEAVITIEEVENE, from the coding sequence ATGGATAAGCTATTTAATAGTCCCTGGTTTGTTAAGATTATTTCATTTTTCATTGCGCTAATGCTGTTTTTGATGGTTAATATGGATAACTTTAATAATCAACCAGGTGGTGTTTTGCCACGAATAAGTGATGGTTCTTATACATTAGAGGAAGTCGAACTTAGTGCATATTATGATGAAGAGAATTATGAAATCACTGAAATTACCGAAACCGTTCAAGTCAACCTTAGAGGACCGCAAAGTGTGTTGACGATGTTGCAAGTAACGAGACCGGCTTTTGATGTGTATGTTGATTTAAGGGATCGAGAGGCAGGTGTCCACCATGTCAGTATCCAACATGATGGATTTCCAAACCAACTTTCTGTGTCGATTGCGCCGCAGTTTGTAAGGGTCGTTTTACAAGACAAGAAAACAATCTCAATCCCAGTCGAAGTTGACTTGGTCAACGAGGGGGAAGTAGCGGAAGGCTATTCAATAGGGGAGCCGATCGTTACACCAGTTAATGTTGAAATTACGGCTGCCGAAGAATGGATTGATCAGGTGGCGAAGGTGAAAGCCTATGTCGATGTCAAAGATGCAGATAAAACGATTGAACAAGGGGTGCCGGTAAAGATTTATGATCATGTCGGTAATGAACTACAGTTAGATGTGGAGCCATCTGTTGTCGATGTTAAAGTACCGATTACAAGTCCACATACGGATGTACCCGTAAAAGTCACACGTGTAGGTGAATTGCCAGAAGGACTAAGTGTTGATTCATTAACGGTTGATCCTAAGGAAGTAAGGATCTTTGGACCGCAAGATATTATAAATGCAATTACGGTTATTGATGGTTTAGAGTTAGATTTGGATGAAATCACTGAAGATCAGACGGTTGAATTGGAAGTACCGAAGCCCACTGGTGTTGAGAGGGTTGACCCTGAAAAAGTCAATGTAACAGTTGAATTAAATGAACAAGAGAGTTTGGGGTTCTACAATATCCCTGTTGAAATCAGCGGGCTTGTCGACGGATATAGGGTGAATTTCGAATCTGAAGCAGGGCGCTTTATTGACGTTGTCGTCAAAGGAACTGAGACCGTCTTGAGTAAAATCATTGATACAGATATTCAAGCGTACATCGATGTTAATGAATTGTCGCTTGGTGAACATGTTGTGCCAATTCAAATTAATGGACCTCAAGACCTTTCGTTTGAAACAGATCGCCTAGAAGCAGTCATTACGATTGAGGAAGTTGAAAATGAATAA
- the cdaA gene encoding diadenylate cyclase CdaA has translation MFPGEDFQLLNYLGRIIDILLVTYVVYKLIMVIRGTRAVQLLKGITVILAVWFLSSFFGLRTLQWIMEQTVTYGVLAIIIIFQPELRRALEQLGRGRFFSRGTNHQDEDVSKSIDSIVKASKYMAKRRIGALMSVERETGMNDYVETGIPMNATLTSELLINIFIPNTPLHDGAVILKENQIVAAACYLPLSENPFISKELGTRHRAALGVSEVTDSLTIVVSEETGNISLTKNGEIHRDLNEETLRHLLEKELTSEAKQTSSSRWQWGGKKHG, from the coding sequence ATGTTTCCTGGAGAAGATTTTCAACTGCTTAATTATCTGGGAAGAATCATTGATATTTTATTAGTAACGTATGTTGTCTATAAATTAATCATGGTCATTCGCGGAACAAGAGCAGTCCAGCTATTAAAAGGGATTACAGTCATTTTAGCAGTGTGGTTTTTGAGTAGTTTTTTTGGCTTAAGGACACTGCAATGGATTATGGAACAAACGGTCACCTACGGGGTGTTGGCCATTATTATCATTTTCCAGCCAGAGTTGAGGCGGGCGCTTGAACAGTTAGGAAGAGGGCGCTTTTTTTCTAGAGGGACAAATCATCAAGATGAGGATGTTTCTAAATCAATTGATTCCATCGTAAAAGCTTCTAAGTATATGGCAAAAAGGCGAATCGGTGCCTTAATGTCAGTTGAGCGTGAAACCGGAATGAATGATTATGTAGAGACCGGGATCCCGATGAATGCTACATTAACATCTGAATTATTGATTAATATTTTTATCCCCAATACACCACTTCATGATGGGGCAGTCATATTAAAAGAGAATCAGATCGTAGCAGCTGCATGTTATTTACCTTTATCTGAAAACCCATTTATCTCCAAAGAGTTAGGTACACGCCATCGCGCTGCTCTTGGTGTAAGTGAGGTGACAGACAGTCTCACGATTGTTGTATCAGAGGAGACTGGGAACATTTCGTTAACAAAGAATGGTGAGATTCACCGTGATTTGAACGAAGAGACGCTAAGACATTTATTAGAGAAGGAACTTACAAGTGAAGCGAAGCAAACCTCTTCATCTCGTTGGCAATGGGGAGGGAAAAAACATGGATAA
- a CDS encoding anti-sigma factor family protein has protein sequence MSCKKQYHELIHKYLDEEMSEQESKQLIDHLQQCNSCNQHYQELKKSIAFVQSSSHIEAPIGFTEQVMKQLPNQKKSTNWKVWVKKHPFLVAVSVFLLLISTSVFSLWSDPHGELVVTGAANVQIDQDGSTVIVPEDEVIEGDLVIRNGRLEVEGEVKGNIVLINSEQYLASAGTVSGEIEEIDQMLEWVWYHTKSFFTEVITVFERDRND, from the coding sequence ATGAGCTGTAAAAAGCAATATCATGAGTTAATTCATAAATACTTAGATGAAGAGATGTCAGAACAAGAAAGTAAACAACTAATCGACCACTTACAACAATGTAATTCTTGTAATCAACACTATCAAGAGTTAAAGAAGTCTATTGCCTTCGTGCAAAGTTCATCGCATATTGAAGCACCTATTGGCTTTACTGAACAAGTGATGAAGCAACTTCCTAATCAAAAAAAATCAACGAACTGGAAAGTATGGGTAAAAAAGCATCCATTTCTTGTTGCAGTCTCTGTTTTTTTATTATTAATCTCAACAAGTGTATTTTCGCTATGGAGTGATCCACATGGTGAGTTAGTTGTTACAGGAGCTGCAAATGTTCAAATTGATCAGGATGGATCGACAGTGATCGTCCCTGAAGATGAGGTGATTGAAGGGGATCTGGTTATTAGAAATGGACGGTTAGAGGTTGAAGGTGAAGTCAAAGGAAACATTGTGCTTATTAATAGTGAGCAATACCTTGCTTCAGCAGGTACTGTTTCAGGTGAAATTGAAGAAATTGACCAAATGTTAGAATGGGTATGGTATCATACAAAATCGTTTTTTACAGAGGTTATTACTGTCTTTGAACGAGATCGTAATGATTGA
- the sigW gene encoding RNA polymerase sigma factor SigW has protein sequence MDRVVKRIIKEVKKGDQQAFGELVELYKDKVYQLSYRMLGNAHEAEDISQEAFLRAFSNLDSYDTKRKFSTWLFRIATNLAIDRLRKKKPDYHLEDKVTGTEGLTLLSQIAVDQALPEEEVLTHELQEWIQKEIACLPIKYRSAIILKYIEDLSLKEISEILDLPVATVKTRVHRGREALRKRLRNV, from the coding sequence ATGGATAGAGTAGTAAAACGGATCATAAAAGAAGTGAAAAAAGGCGACCAACAGGCGTTTGGAGAGCTCGTTGAGTTATATAAGGACAAGGTATATCAATTGTCCTATCGTATGCTTGGAAATGCTCATGAGGCGGAGGACATCTCACAGGAGGCTTTTTTACGTGCCTTTAGCAACCTTGACTCATATGATACGAAGCGGAAATTTTCAACCTGGTTATTTCGGATAGCGACGAATCTTGCTATTGATCGATTGCGAAAGAAAAAGCCTGATTACCATTTAGAGGATAAGGTTACTGGTACTGAAGGCTTAACACTGCTATCGCAAATTGCAGTTGATCAAGCGTTGCCTGAAGAAGAAGTGTTAACACATGAACTTCAAGAATGGATTCAGAAGGAAATTGCCTGTTTACCGATTAAATATCGCTCAGCAATTATTTTGAAATATATTGAAGACCTTTCGTTAAAAGAAATAAGTGAAATTCTCGACTTACCTGTTGCTACTGTCAAGACAAGGGTGCATAGGGGAAGAGAGGCGCTTCGAAAAAGACTTCGTAATGTTTAG